Proteins encoded by one window of Nocardioides euryhalodurans:
- a CDS encoding beta strand repeat-containing protein yields MSRRSTTRVRMLSGAAVGALALSALATIPTTAGAAEPAAGRLAAQAAAKANRTMAVSTEKELRIAVVRANRTAGPDRIRLTAPITFDKRRPVDGGARKGDLDVTDDLVVLGRGRTIDARGVDRIFDVASGSRLVLRGLTLRNGAPAAGESGGAIRSRGSLALFNSAVTDSSATGTEASGGAIMNEGGSLRVVGSTLSDNTATRAGGAIEALAGTTTVARSALTGNQTGAEPGNGGGLHLTGEGKVFVKDSRIVGNTASAEGGGLWNSATGSFSVTGSQVLRNTAAGAAADQGGGGLFNDGGTLTVTGSTISGNEATGAAGSGGGILNNLGTLEVRASELAGNSAPRAGGAVEANVGETTLRQTTLSGNSTGAAPGNGGGLHLTGAGTVAVVGGLVTGNTAAAEGGGLWNSATGTFTVDNTRVTDNSAAGAAADQGGGGLFNDGGTMTVTGATISGNEATGAAGSGGGILNNLGTLELDTTMVGENTAPRAGGGIEANAGETTLVRSTLWQNGTGPAPGNGGGLHLTGAGTVEIGNSEVRENTAAAEGGGLWNSATGTFTVDDTVVAGNSAAGAAADQGGGGLFNDGGTLTVTGSTVSDNDATGTAGSGGGILNNLGTLEVSDTGFDDNSAPRAGGALETNVGTVTLAQVDMTGNSTGANPGNGGGLHVTGAGNVTWTGGTVTGNTATNEGGGLWNSTTGTIIATALTVSGNTAPTGPNAYNDGGTFVLNGTPVPPGG; encoded by the coding sequence ATGTCACGACGGAGCACCACGCGGGTGCGCATGCTCAGCGGGGCCGCCGTGGGCGCGCTCGCACTGAGCGCGCTCGCCACGATCCCGACCACGGCGGGGGCCGCAGAGCCCGCGGCCGGCCGACTCGCGGCCCAGGCCGCAGCCAAGGCCAACCGCACGATGGCCGTCTCGACCGAGAAGGAGCTGCGGATCGCCGTGGTCCGGGCCAACCGCACCGCCGGCCCCGACCGGATCCGGCTCACGGCGCCGATCACCTTCGACAAGCGACGTCCCGTCGACGGGGGTGCCCGCAAGGGCGACCTCGACGTGACCGACGACCTGGTGGTCCTCGGCCGCGGCAGGACGATCGACGCCCGCGGGGTCGACCGCATCTTCGACGTCGCGTCGGGCAGCAGGCTCGTGCTCCGCGGCCTGACCCTGCGCAACGGCGCTCCCGCCGCCGGCGAGAGCGGCGGGGCCATCCGCAGCCGCGGGTCGCTCGCGCTCTTCAACAGCGCCGTGACGGACAGCAGTGCCACCGGCACCGAGGCCTCGGGCGGCGCCATCATGAACGAGGGCGGCAGCCTCCGCGTGGTCGGCAGCACCCTGTCCGACAACACCGCCACCCGCGCCGGCGGAGCCATCGAGGCGCTCGCCGGTACGACGACGGTGGCACGCTCGGCCCTCACCGGGAACCAGACCGGAGCCGAACCGGGCAACGGCGGCGGCCTCCACCTCACGGGCGAGGGCAAGGTCTTCGTCAAGGACTCGCGCATCGTGGGCAACACCGCCTCGGCCGAGGGCGGCGGCCTCTGGAACTCCGCCACCGGCAGCTTCAGCGTCACCGGGTCACAGGTCCTCCGCAACACGGCGGCCGGCGCGGCCGCGGACCAGGGCGGCGGCGGCCTCTTCAACGACGGCGGCACCCTCACCGTCACCGGCTCCACGATCAGCGGCAACGAGGCGACCGGCGCGGCCGGCTCCGGCGGCGGCATCCTCAACAACCTCGGCACCCTCGAGGTCCGCGCGAGCGAGCTGGCCGGCAACAGCGCACCCCGCGCCGGGGGCGCAGTCGAGGCCAACGTCGGCGAGACCACGCTCCGCCAGACGACCCTGTCCGGGAACAGCACCGGCGCGGCCCCCGGCAACGGCGGCGGCCTGCACCTCACCGGCGCCGGGACGGTCGCCGTCGTCGGCGGGCTCGTCACCGGCAACACCGCGGCCGCCGAGGGCGGCGGCCTCTGGAACTCCGCCACCGGCACCTTCACCGTCGACAACACCCGGGTGACGGACAACTCCGCCGCGGGCGCGGCGGCCGACCAGGGCGGCGGTGGCCTCTTCAACGACGGCGGGACCATGACCGTCACCGGCGCGACGATCAGCGGCAACGAGGCGACCGGCGCGGCCGGCTCCGGCGGCGGCATCCTCAACAACCTCGGCACCCTCGAGCTCGACACCACCATGGTGGGCGAGAACACCGCTCCCCGCGCCGGTGGCGGCATCGAGGCCAACGCCGGCGAGACCACCCTGGTCCGCTCCACGCTGTGGCAGAACGGCACCGGTCCGGCCCCCGGCAACGGCGGCGGCCTGCACCTGACCGGCGCCGGCACGGTCGAGATCGGCAACAGCGAGGTCCGGGAGAACACGGCGGCCGCCGAGGGCGGCGGCCTCTGGAACTCCGCCACCGGCACGTTCACCGTCGACGACACCGTGGTCGCGGGCAACTCCGCGGCGGGCGCGGCCGCGGACCAGGGCGGCGGTGGTCTCTTCAACGACGGCGGCACGCTCACCGTCACCGGCTCCACCGTGTCCGACAACGACGCCACCGGCACCGCCGGCTCCGGCGGCGGCATCCTCAACAACCTCGGCACGCTCGAGGTCAGCGACACCGGGTTCGACGACAACAGCGCCCCGCGCGCCGGCGGCGCGCTCGAGACGAACGTCGGGACGGTCACCCTGGCGCAGGTCGACATGACCGGCAACAGCACCGGCGCCAACCCCGGCAACGGCGGCGGCCTGCACGTGACCGGCGCCGGGAACGTCACCTGGACCGGCGGCACCGTCACCGGCAACACGGCGACCAACGAGGGCGGTGGGCTGTGGAACAGCACCACCGGCACGATCATCGCCACGGCGCTGACGGTGTCGGGCAACACGGCTCCGACCGGGCCGAACGCCTACAACGACGGGGGCACGTTCGTGCTGAACGGCACCCCGGTCCCGCCGGGCGGCTGA
- a CDS encoding sigma-70 family RNA polymerase sigma factor, which yields MSAGDGARAVAGLADEDEIHAAYRLYGAEVYRFVLRGLGDPGAAQDVTQETFLKAWRHADRYDPDLSSLRVWLFGIARNTMIDHARAAGVRPWQANLVDPPGVQEIAGAAADGTDRLMDTWVLEEGLRRLADHHRQAIVQTHLLDRPYDEVAVELGIPVGTLRSRVFYGLRALRAAMDEMGVSL from the coding sequence ATGTCAGCGGGGGACGGTGCCCGTGCTGTCGCCGGGCTGGCGGACGAGGACGAGATCCATGCTGCGTACCGGCTCTACGGCGCGGAGGTCTACCGGTTCGTGCTGCGGGGACTCGGCGACCCGGGGGCCGCGCAGGACGTCACGCAGGAGACGTTCCTCAAGGCGTGGCGTCACGCCGACCGCTACGACCCGGACCTGTCCTCGCTGCGGGTCTGGCTCTTCGGCATCGCGCGCAACACGATGATCGACCACGCCCGGGCGGCCGGGGTGCGACCCTGGCAGGCCAACCTGGTCGACCCGCCCGGCGTGCAGGAGATCGCGGGAGCAGCGGCCGACGGCACCGATCGGCTGATGGACACCTGGGTCCTCGAGGAAGGGCTGCGCCGGCTGGCGGACCACCACCGGCAGGCGATCGTGCAGACCCACCTGCTGGACCGGCCCTACGACGAGGTGGCGGTGGAGCTGGGGATCCCCGTCGGGACGCTGCGGAGCCGGGTCTTCTACGGTCTGCGCGCACTGCGCGCCGCCATGGACGAGATGGGAGTGAGCCTGTGA
- a CDS encoding zf-HC2 domain-containing protein, which translates to MSDEPRHQVLREMLGAYALGHLDEAEAALVRAHLDGCAACRADLQEIRPVARLLDQVDPAQFASPPTPPAGLGEQIRAEVSRERSVREGDELAARRATDARGRRRHLLGRGLVAAALVIGGVAVGGVVGRATAPEQPTVPTEPISMAAPGDSGVTVQSANLVAHTWGVELRIEAEGFAAGRTFRASFRTEDGDLVPAGEFLGVGADPMTCFLQSAVLREDVTEVLVTDVRGRTVLTSSL; encoded by the coding sequence GTGAGCGACGAACCCCGCCACCAGGTGCTGCGAGAGATGCTGGGCGCGTACGCCCTCGGCCACCTCGACGAGGCCGAGGCCGCGCTCGTCCGGGCCCACCTCGACGGCTGCGCGGCCTGCCGCGCCGACCTGCAGGAGATCCGGCCGGTCGCGCGCCTGCTCGACCAGGTCGATCCCGCCCAGTTCGCCTCGCCGCCGACGCCCCCGGCCGGTCTCGGGGAGCAGATCCGGGCCGAGGTCTCGCGCGAGCGGTCCGTCCGGGAGGGGGACGAGCTCGCCGCCCGTCGAGCGACCGACGCCCGGGGACGGCGGCGCCACCTGCTGGGTCGCGGCCTGGTCGCCGCCGCACTCGTGATCGGCGGCGTGGCGGTGGGCGGCGTGGTCGGGCGGGCGACCGCTCCGGAGCAACCGACCGTGCCGACCGAGCCGATCTCGATGGCGGCGCCGGGTGACTCCGGGGTGACCGTCCAGAGCGCGAACCTCGTCGCCCACACCTGGGGCGTCGAGCTGCGGATCGAGGCCGAGGGCTTCGCTGCGGGCCGCACCTTCCGTGCGTCGTTCCGCACCGAGGACGGCGACCTCGTCCCGGCCGGGGAGTTCCTGGGCGTCGGCGCCGACCCGATGACCTGCTTCCTCCAGTCGGCGGTGCTGCGGGAGGACGTGACCGAGGTGCTCGTGACCGACGTACGCGGACGGACGGTCCTCACCTCCTCCCTCTGA
- a CDS encoding TadE/TadG family type IV pilus assembly protein — protein sequence MRRRCRRDQGGAAAVEFALVLPLLLMLVFGIIDFGYLVNRSSMVNNAARDAAREGSLHATSAEILAVADDALSGVPGTSTEVTCTKPDGTACGVSYDADAAAGGTVIVTVTYVHEMITPISMVFGDSVDVSRTARMRIE from the coding sequence ATGCGCAGGAGGTGCCGCAGGGACCAGGGCGGTGCCGCGGCGGTGGAGTTCGCGCTGGTCCTCCCGCTGCTGCTGATGCTGGTCTTCGGGATCATCGACTTCGGCTACCTGGTCAACCGCAGCTCGATGGTCAACAACGCGGCCCGTGACGCGGCCCGCGAGGGGAGCCTGCACGCGACCAGCGCGGAGATCCTCGCGGTCGCCGACGACGCGCTCTCGGGGGTGCCCGGGACGTCGACCGAGGTCACCTGCACGAAGCCGGACGGCACGGCGTGCGGGGTGAGCTACGACGCCGACGCGGCCGCCGGCGGCACGGTGATCGTCACGGTCACGTACGTGCACGAGATGATCACGCCGATCAGCATGGTGTTCGGCGACTCCGTCGACGTGTCGCGGACCGCCCGGATGAGGATCGAGTGA
- a CDS encoding vWA domain-containing protein gives MAAPRRLVPRVSRRARDGRGAVAVMVAALVVVLFAAAALGVDIASQMTSKQSLHDTMDAAAHAGAYELPANGAGAAAAATTMATAADPRADPVTDLWCVVASTGTPPTVSTSQIPSTCNPGSPPYTPGNYPGLRCNDAICAIPCVPAQGDQCNTVRVADSKTVPYAFAPVIGYDEGSTGEVVSVACKGSCGSEVPNPMDVAVVADRTGSMSSTDINSMINGIKAMLTVMTPSQQYVSLGTIGPARSDTTTTSTTCRSDPYSGSLSSTGTSWKWMSLPFHTDYLTAAATPTVNTSSNLVKAINCLNRSSSTGTHLAAPMKAAARYLLGHDANNLASLPARTGTPRKVLIFETDGQPNESFSGTSTNLTTNSYPGSTSGGTACTNLGNVATNAKAADILVITVAYNLSTDRCSGSSGPTVTGTLAAAASRDSNGNASDADNSCGNATLRATENADGDFFFCAASGDDMANVFRTAIGSAGGGIRLIRLP, from the coding sequence ATGGCCGCGCCCCGCAGGCTGGTTCCCCGGGTCTCCCGCCGGGCGCGGGACGGCCGTGGTGCCGTCGCGGTGATGGTGGCCGCGCTCGTCGTCGTCCTCTTCGCGGCCGCGGCACTGGGTGTCGACATCGCCAGCCAGATGACCTCGAAGCAGTCGCTGCACGACACCATGGACGCGGCCGCCCACGCGGGCGCCTACGAGCTCCCGGCCAACGGAGCGGGGGCCGCGGCCGCGGCGACCACGATGGCGACGGCCGCCGACCCGAGAGCCGATCCGGTCACGGACCTCTGGTGCGTCGTGGCCTCGACCGGCACCCCGCCGACGGTGAGCACGAGCCAGATCCCCTCCACCTGCAACCCGGGGTCGCCGCCGTACACGCCGGGGAACTACCCCGGCCTGCGCTGCAACGACGCGATCTGCGCCATCCCGTGCGTCCCGGCCCAGGGCGACCAGTGCAACACCGTCCGGGTGGCCGACAGCAAGACCGTCCCGTACGCCTTCGCGCCCGTGATCGGGTACGACGAGGGGTCGACCGGCGAGGTGGTCTCGGTCGCCTGCAAGGGTTCCTGCGGGAGCGAGGTGCCCAACCCGATGGACGTGGCGGTGGTGGCGGACCGGACGGGCTCGATGAGCTCCACCGACATCAACTCCATGATCAACGGCATCAAGGCGATGCTCACCGTGATGACGCCGTCGCAGCAGTACGTCTCGCTCGGGACGATCGGCCCCGCCAGGAGCGACACGACGACCACCAGCACCACCTGTCGGTCCGACCCGTACTCCGGGTCGCTGAGCTCGACCGGAACCAGCTGGAAGTGGATGTCGTTGCCCTTCCATACCGACTACCTGACGGCCGCAGCGACGCCCACCGTGAACACCAGCAGCAACCTGGTGAAGGCGATCAACTGCCTCAACCGCTCCTCGAGCACCGGCACCCACCTCGCGGCGCCGATGAAGGCCGCGGCCCGGTACCTGCTGGGCCACGACGCCAACAACCTCGCCTCGCTGCCGGCCCGCACAGGCACGCCGCGCAAGGTGCTGATCTTCGAGACCGACGGTCAGCCCAACGAGTCGTTCTCCGGGACCAGCACCAACCTGACGACCAACTCCTACCCGGGGAGCACCAGCGGCGGCACCGCCTGCACCAACCTGGGCAACGTCGCCACCAACGCCAAGGCTGCCGACATCCTCGTCATCACGGTCGCCTACAACCTGTCGACGGACCGGTGCTCGGGCAGCTCCGGACCCACCGTGACCGGCACCCTCGCCGCCGCCGCCTCGCGCGACTCCAACGGGAACGCCAGCGACGCTGACAACTCCTGCGGCAACGCCACGCTGCGCGCCACCGAGAACGCCGACGGAGACTTCTTCTTCTGCGCGGCGAGCGGCGACGACATGGCCAACGTGTTCCGGACGGCGATCGGGTCCGCCGGCGGAGGCATCCGGCTGATCCGCCTCCCCTGA
- the groL gene encoding chaperonin GroEL (60 kDa chaperone family; promotes refolding of misfolded polypeptides especially under stressful conditions; forms two stacked rings of heptamers to form a barrel-shaped 14mer; ends can be capped by GroES; misfolded proteins enter the barrel where they are refolded when GroES binds) has protein sequence MPKLIAFNEEARRGLEKGMNTLADAVKVTLGPKGRNVVLEKKWGAPTITNDGVSIAKEIELEDPYEKIGAELVKEVAKKTDDVAGDGTTTATVLAQAMVREGLRNVAAGANPMSLKRGIEAAVDQVAEQLLGMAKDVETKEQIAATASISAADTTVGEIIAEAMDKVGKEGVITVEESNTFGLDLELTEGMRFDKGYISAYFVTDAERMETVVEDPYILIANSKVSSVKDLLPLLEKVMQSGKPLVIIAEDVDGEALSTLVVNKIKGTFKSVAVKAPGFGDRRKAMLQDIAILTGGQVISEEVGLKLENAGVELLGQARKVVITKDETTIVEGSGDAAQIEGRVNQIRAEIEKSDSDYDREKLQERLAKLAGGVAVIKVGAATEVELKERKHRIEDAVRNAKAAVEEGIVAGGGVALLQAAEAAFEKLELVGDEATGAAIVRAATEAPLKQIAVNAGLEGGVVVEKVRGLTPGHGLNAATGEYVDMIDAGILDPAKVTRSALQNAASIAALFLTTEAVVADKPEKAPAMPGGGDMGGMGGMDF, from the coding sequence ATGCCGAAGCTGATTGCTTTCAACGAGGAGGCCCGCCGCGGGCTGGAGAAGGGTATGAACACCCTCGCCGACGCGGTCAAGGTCACGCTCGGTCCCAAGGGCCGCAACGTCGTGCTCGAGAAGAAGTGGGGCGCCCCCACGATCACCAACGACGGCGTCTCCATCGCCAAGGAGATCGAGCTCGAGGACCCCTACGAGAAGATCGGCGCCGAGCTGGTCAAGGAGGTCGCCAAGAAGACCGACGACGTCGCGGGTGACGGTACGACCACCGCGACCGTCCTGGCCCAGGCGATGGTCCGCGAGGGCCTGCGCAACGTCGCCGCCGGCGCCAACCCGATGAGCCTCAAGCGCGGCATCGAGGCCGCCGTCGACCAGGTCGCCGAGCAGCTGCTCGGCATGGCCAAGGACGTCGAGACCAAGGAGCAGATCGCCGCCACCGCGTCGATCTCCGCCGCTGACACCACCGTCGGCGAGATCATCGCCGAGGCGATGGACAAGGTCGGCAAGGAAGGCGTCATCACCGTCGAGGAGTCCAACACCTTCGGGCTGGACCTCGAGCTGACCGAGGGCATGCGGTTCGACAAGGGCTACATCTCGGCCTACTTCGTCACCGACGCCGAGCGCATGGAGACCGTGGTCGAGGACCCCTACATCCTCATCGCGAACAGCAAGGTCAGCTCGGTCAAGGACCTGCTGCCGCTGCTCGAGAAGGTCATGCAGTCCGGCAAGCCGCTGGTCATCATCGCCGAGGACGTCGACGGCGAGGCGCTGTCCACGCTGGTCGTCAACAAGATCAAGGGCACCTTCAAGTCCGTCGCCGTCAAGGCCCCGGGCTTCGGTGACCGTCGCAAGGCCATGCTGCAGGACATCGCGATCCTCACCGGCGGCCAGGTCATCTCCGAGGAGGTCGGCCTCAAGCTCGAGAACGCCGGCGTCGAGCTGCTCGGCCAGGCCCGCAAGGTCGTCATCACCAAGGACGAGACCACCATCGTCGAGGGTTCCGGCGACGCCGCCCAGATCGAGGGCCGGGTCAACCAGATCCGCGCCGAGATCGAGAAGAGCGACTCCGACTACGACCGCGAGAAGCTGCAGGAGCGGCTGGCCAAGCTGGCCGGCGGCGTCGCGGTGATCAAGGTCGGCGCGGCCACCGAGGTCGAGCTCAAGGAGCGCAAGCACCGCATCGAGGACGCCGTTCGCAACGCGAAGGCGGCCGTCGAGGAGGGCATCGTCGCCGGCGGCGGCGTGGCGCTGCTGCAGGCGGCCGAGGCTGCCTTCGAGAAGCTCGAGCTCGTCGGTGACGAGGCCACCGGTGCCGCGATCGTGCGTGCCGCGACCGAGGCCCCGCTCAAGCAGATCGCGGTCAACGCCGGCCTCGAGGGCGGCGTCGTGGTCGAGAAGGTGCGCGGGCTCACCCCGGGTCACGGCCTCAACGCCGCGACCGGCGAGTACGTCGACATGATCGACGCCGGCATCCTGGACCCGGCCAAGGTGACCCGCTCGGCGCTGCAGAACGCCGCGTCGATCGCCGCGCTGTTCCTCACCACCGAGGCCGTCGTGGCCGACAAGCCCGAGAAGGCCCCCGCCATGCCCGGCGGCGGCGACATGGGCGGCATGGGCGGCATGGACTTCTGA
- a CDS encoding cobalamin B12-binding domain-containing protein has translation MTSPRSRDLLERLDRACDDLDDLAFDAAWHDAVAGLGIVDAVREVLLPYLRLLGEQWERGTRSVAHEHFASGLSREHLLRVVGAAAEPVDGRPSVLVACPPGERHDLGPLAFATLLVDAGWRVDFLGADTPLVTLARACQLSRPDLVVVSGTRTTVLEARTSAWRRLAEDTVVVLGGAGATEALAATTGLTCLDADVGVALSQVDALVRQRTAG, from the coding sequence GTGACCTCCCCCCGATCACGCGACCTCCTCGAGCGCCTCGACCGCGCCTGCGACGACCTCGACGACCTGGCCTTCGACGCCGCCTGGCACGACGCCGTAGCCGGCCTCGGCATCGTGGACGCCGTGCGCGAGGTGCTGCTGCCCTATCTCCGGCTGCTCGGCGAGCAGTGGGAGCGGGGCACCCGCAGCGTGGCCCACGAGCACTTCGCGAGCGGCCTGTCGCGCGAGCACCTGCTGCGCGTGGTCGGTGCCGCCGCCGAGCCGGTCGACGGCCGCCCCTCGGTCCTCGTCGCGTGCCCACCCGGCGAACGGCACGACCTGGGCCCGTTGGCCTTCGCGACGCTGCTCGTCGACGCCGGGTGGCGGGTCGACTTCCTCGGCGCCGACACCCCGCTGGTCACGCTCGCGCGGGCGTGCCAGCTGAGCCGGCCCGACCTCGTCGTGGTCTCGGGCACCCGGACCACCGTGCTCGAGGCGAGGACCAGCGCGTGGCGCCGGCTCGCCGAGGACACGGTCGTCGTGCTCGGCGGCGCCGGGGCGACCGAGGCGCTGGCCGCCACGACCGGGCTCACCTGCCTCGACGCTGACGTGGGCGTCGCACTCTCCCAGGTCGACGCGCTCGTCCGGCAGCGCACCGCCGGCTGA
- a CDS encoding RNA polymerase sigma factor: MGTEEHPNIRRARFEALVRDVLVEPLRRFLRRRTDPETADDVLSDTLLACWRRFDELPDPPLPWAYGVARLCLANAQRSARRQQRLAARVAAVDPPREADDAPADDALHEALGSLDPDDAELLRLWAWEQLTPSEIATVLGVTPNAASIRLHRARGRLRDAIGKVEAGAGHEGVEGGRRG; the protein is encoded by the coding sequence GTGGGCACCGAGGAGCACCCCAACATCCGCCGCGCCCGCTTCGAGGCGTTGGTGCGGGACGTCCTGGTCGAGCCGCTGCGGCGCTTCCTGCGTCGCCGTACCGACCCGGAGACGGCCGACGACGTCCTCTCCGACACCCTGCTCGCCTGCTGGCGACGCTTCGACGAGCTGCCTGACCCCCCGTTGCCCTGGGCGTACGGCGTGGCGCGGCTCTGCCTCGCCAACGCCCAGCGGTCCGCCCGGCGCCAGCAGCGGCTGGCGGCCCGGGTCGCCGCGGTGGACCCGCCGCGCGAGGCCGACGACGCTCCGGCGGACGACGCGCTCCACGAGGCGCTGGGCTCGCTCGACCCCGACGACGCCGAGCTGCTGCGGCTGTGGGCCTGGGAGCAGCTCACGCCCTCGGAGATCGCGACCGTGCTGGGCGTGACCCCCAACGCCGCCAGCATCCGGCTCCACCGGGCCCGCGGCCGGCTCCGGGACGCGATCGGAAAGGTCGAGGCCGGTGCCGGACATGAGGGAGTGGAAGGAGGGCGACGCGGATGA
- a CDS encoding NADPH-dependent FMN reductase: MKIGIVLGSTRPGRLGTAVAEWVAKQAVGRDTDYEIVDVADFDLDLLDDPVVPGAANRQYASDKTRRWGARIDELDGFVWVTPEYNHGVPAALKNAFDVLGPEWQKKAIAFVAYGADGGVRAVEQWRTVVANMSMLDARTQLSLSLFTDFGEHGFVPSERRDGELGGLFDELEELAGLAEQLRR, from the coding sequence GTGAAGATCGGCATCGTCCTCGGCAGCACCCGTCCCGGCCGTCTCGGCACCGCCGTCGCGGAGTGGGTGGCCAAGCAGGCCGTCGGCCGCGACACCGACTACGAGATCGTCGACGTCGCGGACTTCGACCTCGACCTGCTCGACGACCCGGTGGTCCCGGGCGCGGCCAACCGCCAGTACGCCAGCGACAAGACCCGTCGCTGGGGTGCCCGCATCGACGAGCTCGACGGCTTCGTCTGGGTGACGCCGGAGTACAACCACGGTGTCCCCGCCGCGCTCAAGAACGCCTTCGACGTGCTCGGTCCGGAGTGGCAGAAGAAGGCGATCGCCTTCGTCGCGTACGGCGCCGACGGCGGCGTCCGCGCGGTCGAGCAGTGGCGCACCGTCGTCGCCAACATGTCGATGCTCGACGCCCGGACCCAGCTCTCCCTCTCGCTCTTCACCGACTTCGGCGAGCACGGCTTCGTGCCCTCCGAGCGTCGTGACGGTGAGCTGGGCGGGCTCTTCGACGAGCTCGAGGAGCTCGCCGGCCTCGCGGAGCAGCTGCGCCGCTGA
- a CDS encoding nucleotidyltransferase family protein, whose product MTVEGLLLAAGSGSRMGRPKALVRDDDGTAWLARSARTLLVGGCDAVTVVLGAGAEDAAQLVPPGPVTTVVADDWAEGMGASLRTGLGALAGSAGDVAVVSLVDLPDVGPEVVRRLLATAPGPAGLARAAYDGVPGHPVLLGRDHWSAILAEAAGDAGARSYLGRHDVVLVECGDLATGRDVDRPPAP is encoded by the coding sequence GTGACCGTCGAGGGACTGCTGCTGGCCGCCGGCTCGGGCTCGCGGATGGGCCGACCCAAGGCGCTGGTCCGTGACGACGACGGGACGGCGTGGCTGGCGCGGAGCGCCCGGACCCTGCTCGTGGGCGGGTGCGATGCCGTCACGGTCGTCCTCGGCGCGGGCGCCGAGGACGCGGCGCAGCTGGTCCCGCCCGGACCGGTGACCACCGTCGTCGCCGACGACTGGGCCGAGGGGATGGGTGCCTCGCTCCGGACCGGTCTGGGTGCGCTGGCCGGCTCGGCCGGAGACGTCGCCGTGGTGTCGCTCGTCGACCTCCCCGACGTCGGCCCCGAGGTCGTACGCCGGCTGCTCGCGACGGCCCCAGGACCGGCGGGCCTGGCCCGCGCCGCGTACGACGGCGTCCCCGGGCACCCGGTCCTGCTGGGTCGGGACCACTGGTCCGCGATCCTCGCCGAGGCCGCGGGCGACGCCGGGGCGCGCTCGTACCTCGGCCGGCACGACGTCGTCCTCGTGGAGTGCGGCGACCTGGCCACCGGCCGCGACGTCGACCGGCCGCCGGCGCCCTAG
- a CDS encoding pyridoxamine 5'-phosphate oxidase family protein, producing MVAEPVELAPWECESLLRSQVVGRVGLTTPDGPSVLPVNYSVVDGTIWMRTAPDSQLGRITAGTVVALEIDEFDHGRHRGWSVLARGPAAALTEPDVVAHLERVWPPRPWAWGDKPTYVGLRWATLTGLKLGAGWDPRHETEVRRTV from the coding sequence ATGGTGGCCGAACCCGTCGAGCTCGCTCCGTGGGAGTGCGAGTCGCTGCTGCGCTCGCAGGTGGTGGGGCGGGTGGGCCTGACCACGCCGGATGGCCCCTCGGTGCTCCCCGTCAACTACTCGGTCGTGGACGGCACGATCTGGATGCGGACCGCGCCCGACAGCCAGCTCGGCCGGATCACCGCCGGCACGGTGGTGGCGCTGGAGATCGACGAGTTCGACCACGGTCGGCACCGCGGCTGGAGCGTGCTGGCGCGGGGTCCGGCCGCCGCGCTCACCGAGCCCGACGTCGTGGCGCACCTGGAGCGGGTGTGGCCGCCGCGGCCGTGGGCGTGGGGCGACAAGCCGACGTACGTGGGGCTGCGATGGGCGACCCTCACCGGTCTCAAGCTCGGGGCCGGATGGGACCCGCGCCATGAAACCGAGGTGCGCCGGACCGTCTAG